GCCACTCAACTTGGTGGCTGGAATGACCTAGGGAAGAAGTGTGATTTTCTTGCCGAGGTACTGAACCATGCTCTACCCGAGGTGACTTGGAATTCAAATATTGAACAAGCACTCTGGGACAAACTTATCATCAACTGTGCGATCAATCCGCTCACTGCTATTCACCAAGTTCCTAATGGGGATCTTGCTGCAGAGAACTATCGCGAGAACTGGACCCAAGTGGTTAATGAAGTGCACCAAGTGATGACTAAGTTGGGGCTGGTGTCAGACCTAGATAACCAGCTAAAGCGAGTGGAACAAGTGATCCACGCCACAGCCAAAAACTTGTCATCGATGCACCAAGACATCGCCCACCATCGCCGTAGTGAAGTAGACTTTATTAACGGCTATGTATGCCAAGTTGCCAAGCAGTTTGACCTAGCTACCCCGGCAAATTTATCGCTTTATCAAGCGATCAAAGACATTGAACAGTCATGGAGTCATCATGAGTCATAAGATTTTAGTGCCAATCGCTTCAGGCACCGAAGAAATGGAAGCAATCACTATCATCGATATTATGGTGAGAGCGGGCTATGAAGTAATAACCGCAAGTGTTGAGGCGGATGGCAGCCTAACGATGAAGGCTTCTCGTGGTGTGACCCTAACTGCAGACTGCCGCTTAGTCGATGTGGCAGATGATGAGTTTGATGCCATTCTCCTGCCGGGCGGTGTTGGCGGCGCTGAGACTTTCCGCGACAGTATTTTACTGACCGAGATGCTTAAACAGCATATGTATGATGGTCGCCTAATGGGGGCAATTTGTGCAGCGCCAGCACTGGTTCTACAACACCATAACCTATACCCTCAAGCCTTGATGACTTGCCATCCGGCATTTGCAGAATCTATCCCAGAGCACCTCTACCGAGTCAAACGTGTGGTGGAAGATATAAACCATAATCTACTCACCAGCCAAGGACCGGGTAGTGCGCTGGAGTTTGCGATGGAAGTAGTGATCAAGCTCTCTGGCAAGGCGCACGCATGGTCGATTGCCGAACCAATGGTGACCTTACCTAACCTTAACTATCACGATCTAGGTCGAGTCTAATGAAACAGGTTAGAGCGCAATTTCCTGCGATTTCTCAGCAAGATCTAGTCTATTTAGATAGCGCTGCGACAACACAAAAGCCGCAGGTAGTTTTGGATGCTATCCAGAACTACTACCAGCAGCAAAATGCCAACGTGCATCGTGGCAGTCATAGTCTAACGGCTGGGGCGACCACACTATTTGAAAATGCGCGACAAACCGTATGTGATTTTCTTAACGCTGCCTCAAGCAAAGAAATTATCTGGACTCGCGGTGCAACAGAAGCGCTTAACCTAATTGCTCAAACCTATGCTCGGGCAAATCTTCAAGCCGAGGATGAAATTCTCGTCAGCGAGATGGAACACCATGCCAATATCGTGCCTTGGCAGATTGTAGCGGAGCAGACTGGAGCCAAAGTCGTCAAGATACCGATGACGGCTAAAGGCGAGTTGGATCTAGATCAGTACAGTAAACTCCTAAGCAAGAAAACCAAAATTGTTGCAGTGGCCCATGTCACCAATGTTACGGGTTATCGTCCACCCATCGAATCGATGATCGAACAAGCCCATAAAGTGGGCGCCGTTGCTGTCATCGATGGTGCGCAAGGCATAGTCCATGAAGAGGTCGACGTTCAAGCTCTTGATGCCGACTTCTACCTGTTTTCAGGTCATAAACTGTATGCTCCCACGGGCATCGGGGTTCTTTATGGGAAACAAGCGCTACTGGAAGCCATGCCGCCTTGGCATGGTGGTGGCAAAATGGTGGAGAAGGTTTCATTCTCTGGCACCACCTTTACCGAGCTACCGGGTAAATTTGAAGCAGGCACGCCAAATATTGCAGGCTCGATAGCGCTAGCTGAAGCGATCCGTTGGTATCAGCAGTTTGACCGCCACGATGTAGAAGCTCACCTACATACTCTGCAACAAACAGCAGCAAAACAGCTCGCTAAGTTGGAAGACCTGCGTCTGCTTGGTTATCAAGCAAGTGCCTCGGTGCTAACGTTTGTAGTGGATGGTGTGCATCATCAAGATATCGCCACCTTGCTTGATCAGCAGAATATTGCCGTGCGTGCGGGGAACCACTGCGCTCACCCATTAATGGATGCGTTTGGAGTAACGGGGACGGTGAGGGTGTCGTTTGGTATCTACAACACCCTTGAAGATGTGGAACGCTTAGTGAGCGCTATGGAGAAAGCGCTCGACATGCTTTAAATGTAACTCGGCTATACCGCCACTTGCTTTATCTGTTCGACAATCGCTTTAAGCCCATTGCCACGCGATGGGCTTAGATGCGCAATCAGACCTAGCTTGTCAAAGTAACTGTCAATATCAAATGCTTGGATTTCTTGGCTAGTTTTACCTTGGTAAGCTGCCAGCACTAAAGTAATCAAACCACGCACAATTCGAGCATCAGAATCGGCACACCAGTACCAATCACCATCAATATTTTCGCTGACCAGCCAAACTTTGCTTTCGCAGCCGGATACGGTCACTTGATCTGACTTTAACTCTTCTGGCATCGCAGGGAGCTTTTTGCCCCACTGGATCACTTGACGGTAACGATCTTCCCAACCTTTGAAACCTTGCATAGTGGTTTCGATGTCGGTTGCGGTGATTTCGGTGCCGAATGGGGTGATTGGGAAGTTTGACATGGAGTTTTGCCTTTTTCTCGTTCCCACGTTCTGCGTGGGAATTTGTATTGGAATCACTATTGCTACTTTACCTGAACTTAGGTTTGGTGTGCATTCCCGCGCTGGAGCGTCGGAATGAGTTGACTCATGTGCATATGGTTAGTTCTTTTTAACCCCCTCTAACTCCCCCTTGAAAAGGGGGAGGATCAAATTAGCGCAGTATTTATATAGTGCGCCTGACAAATCCCTCCCCTTTTCAAGGGGAGGCTAGGAGGGGTTAAAATGCGATCTTACCGAGTTTGACTGCCTTAAAGTTTCTCTACTTAGCAACACTCAACTTCTCAACAATACGAGAAACCGCCACAAAACCAAAGGTGGCAGTCACCACCGTCGCTGCACCAAAGCCGCTTGCACAGTCCATACGCTTCGGGCCTTCTGCTGTCGACTTCACGCCACATACCGTGCCATCGGCCTGCGGGTATTTAAGCTGTTCAGTGGAGAATACGCAATCAATACCAAACTTACGTTGTGGGTTCTTACTGAAATTGTAGAATCGGCGTAGATTATCTTTGATCTTACGCGCCAACGGGTCTTGCACAGTACGAGACAAGTCTGCCACTTGGATCTGCGTTGGATCAATCTGACCACCAGCGCCACCTGTGGTGATAACCTTAATCTTATTGCGCTTACAGTAAGCTAAAAGCGCAGCTTTAGCTTTAACGCTATCAATAGCATCAAGCACATAATCAAAATCTTTGCTGATGT
This portion of the Vibrio sp. SCSIO 43136 genome encodes:
- the csdA gene encoding cysteine desulfurase CsdA codes for the protein MKQVRAQFPAISQQDLVYLDSAATTQKPQVVLDAIQNYYQQQNANVHRGSHSLTAGATTLFENARQTVCDFLNAASSKEIIWTRGATEALNLIAQTYARANLQAEDEILVSEMEHHANIVPWQIVAEQTGAKVVKIPMTAKGELDLDQYSKLLSKKTKIVAVAHVTNVTGYRPPIESMIEQAHKVGAVAVIDGAQGIVHEEVDVQALDADFYLFSGHKLYAPTGIGVLYGKQALLEAMPPWHGGGKMVEKVSFSGTTFTELPGKFEAGTPNIAGSIALAEAIRWYQQFDRHDVEAHLHTLQQTAAKQLAKLEDLRLLGYQASASVLTFVVDGVHHQDIATLLDQQNIAVRAGNHCAHPLMDAFGVTGTVRVSFGIYNTLEDVERLVSAMEKALDML
- the tcdA gene encoding tRNA cyclic N6-threonylcarbamoyladenosine(37) synthase TcdA, whose translation is MQQSMTPASEQYDQRFGGTRRLYGNDQVERLRASHVCVVGIGGVGSWAVEALARTGVGELTLIDMDDVCVTNINRQIHAMTGTVGQSKIEVMAERVKLINPECKVNLIDDFISPDNQAEYISKDFDYVLDAIDSVKAKAALLAYCKRNKIKVITTGGAGGQIDPTQIQVADLSRTVQDPLARKIKDNLRRFYNFSKNPQRKFGIDCVFSTEQLKYPQADGTVCGVKSTAEGPKRMDCASGFGAATVVTATFGFVAVSRIVEKLSVAK
- a CDS encoding DJ-1 family glyoxalase III, yielding MSHKILVPIASGTEEMEAITIIDIMVRAGYEVITASVEADGSLTMKASRGVTLTADCRLVDVADDEFDAILLPGGVGGAETFRDSILLTEMLKQHMYDGRLMGAICAAPALVLQHHNLYPQALMTCHPAFAESIPEHLYRVKRVVEDINHNLLTSQGPGSALEFAMEVVIKLSGKAHAWSIAEPMVTLPNLNYHDLGRV
- the panE gene encoding 2-dehydropantoate 2-reductase, with the translated sequence MNITLVGPGAIGSLWAVKLAQAGHNLSLWRSKSTPKTAISLDDQTPIAFISNDIDSLQQCDLLLVTVKSWQLANAVQPLLKHLAPEAIILLMHNGMGAVDKFANLINQHPVVLATTTQAALKSDVNSVKHTGWGATQLGGWNDLGKKCDFLAEVLNHALPEVTWNSNIEQALWDKLIINCAINPLTAIHQVPNGDLAAENYRENWTQVVNEVHQVMTKLGLVSDLDNQLKRVEQVIHATAKNLSSMHQDIAHHRRSEVDFINGYVCQVAKQFDLATPANLSLYQAIKDIEQSWSHHES
- the csdE gene encoding cysteine desulfurase sulfur acceptor subunit CsdE, which translates into the protein MSNFPITPFGTEITATDIETTMQGFKGWEDRYRQVIQWGKKLPAMPEELKSDQVTVSGCESKVWLVSENIDGDWYWCADSDARIVRGLITLVLAAYQGKTSQEIQAFDIDSYFDKLGLIAHLSPSRGNGLKAIVEQIKQVAV